A single window of Methanoculleus oceani DNA harbors:
- the feoB gene encoding ferrous iron transport protein B, whose amino-acid sequence MRFALIGNPSVGKSLIFNQLTGLGVEVSNYPGTTVELQRGNTCFQREMVELVDLPGVYSLEGNSDEEALVRRFLEQQDTDAIIVVVNVTRLERNLYLLLQVAEYGLPMIVVLNMADEAAKQGLEIDPGPIRDLLCVDVIQTAASQGKNIERIIPAALAASRPSTVEIPYDHHVEAAVRSLGKMFEADRKESVRALLGFGDNPELLEAARTIADEIESRHRMTVAQIIAANRHNFAHRIADLTVKEEALLRQTDPDSILTRLIPGMPILLGILVGMLLVVFTVGSFLEGMIVEFFEVFAIQPFLALGLPPLIEELGRSVLLALQAGLGIAFPYVLLFYIIISVLEDSGYMTRAAFLADNAMHRVGMHGGAVIPLTLAFGCNVPAIMSIRLLHSRRERIIASFLVTMVPCSARTVIIAGIVGSFVGIGAAFSVYAIVFVLILATGLVLSRVTPGERFGMIMEMVPLRWPDPKLVMKKAWSRLSEFLFIAMPLLLVGSIVLGLLGFFGIMAIVEGIVEPYTMALLGLPGYSATALIFGILRKEMAFETLAILAGTADLGAVLSSLQLYVFAVVTVLFVPCLATITVLVREVGSRITLAITLYTVALGLLIGALMFRILA is encoded by the coding sequence ATGAGGTTTGCGCTGATAGGGAACCCCAGCGTAGGCAAATCCCTGATCTTCAACCAGCTCACCGGCCTCGGGGTGGAGGTGAGCAACTATCCCGGGACCACCGTCGAGCTGCAGCGGGGCAACACCTGTTTCCAGCGCGAGATGGTCGAACTCGTGGACCTTCCCGGCGTCTACTCGCTGGAAGGAAATTCGGACGAGGAAGCCCTGGTCCGCCGGTTCCTGGAGCAGCAGGACACCGATGCGATCATCGTGGTGGTGAACGTCACGCGCCTGGAACGCAATCTCTACCTTCTCCTCCAGGTGGCGGAGTACGGCCTCCCGATGATCGTCGTGCTGAACATGGCCGACGAAGCCGCAAAACAGGGGCTTGAGATCGACCCCGGCCCGATCCGCGACCTCCTCTGCGTCGACGTGATCCAGACGGCGGCATCGCAGGGAAAGAACATCGAGCGGATCATCCCGGCGGCTCTTGCCGCCTCCCGCCCCTCGACGGTCGAGATCCCGTACGACCATCACGTAGAGGCAGCCGTCCGGAGCCTCGGGAAGATGTTTGAGGCAGACCGGAAGGAGAGCGTCAGGGCGCTCCTCGGGTTCGGCGACAACCCGGAGTTGCTCGAGGCGGCAAGGACGATCGCCGACGAGATCGAGTCCCGGCACCGGATGACGGTCGCCCAGATCATCGCGGCCAACCGGCACAACTTTGCTCACCGGATCGCCGACCTCACCGTGAAGGAAGAGGCGCTCCTCCGCCAGACCGACCCCGACAGCATCCTGACGCGGTTGATCCCCGGAATGCCGATCCTCCTCGGTATCCTCGTAGGGATGCTCCTCGTGGTCTTCACGGTGGGATCGTTCCTCGAGGGAATGATCGTGGAGTTCTTCGAAGTCTTTGCGATACAGCCGTTCCTCGCGCTTGGGCTCCCTCCCCTCATCGAAGAACTGGGGAGATCCGTCCTGCTCGCGCTCCAGGCAGGCCTCGGGATAGCGTTCCCGTACGTCTTGCTCTTCTACATCATCATCTCCGTCCTCGAAGACTCCGGCTACATGACCCGGGCGGCCTTCCTCGCCGACAACGCGATGCACAGGGTCGGGATGCACGGCGGGGCGGTCATCCCTCTCACCCTGGCGTTCGGGTGCAACGTGCCGGCCATCATGAGCATACGGCTCCTGCATTCCCGGCGGGAGCGCATCATCGCCTCGTTCCTGGTCACGATGGTCCCCTGCTCGGCCCGGACCGTCATCATCGCCGGGATTGTGGGCAGTTTCGTCGGTATCGGGGCTGCATTCAGCGTATACGCCATCGTCTTTGTCCTTATCCTCGCGACAGGCCTCGTCCTCTCCCGCGTGACGCCCGGCGAGCGGTTCGGCATGATCATGGAGATGGTGCCGCTCCGCTGGCCGGACCCGAAACTGGTGATGAAGAAGGCCTGGTCGCGCCTCTCCGAGTTCCTCTTCATCGCGATGCCCCTGCTCCTTGTGGGGAGCATTGTCCTCGGGCTGCTCGGGTTCTTCGGTATCATGGCGATCGTTGAGGGGATCGTGGAGCCTTACACCATGGCCCTCCTCGGCCTTCCCGGCTACTCGGCTACGGCGCTCATCTTCGGGATCCTCAGGAAGGAGATGGCGTTCGAGACCCTTGCCATCCTCGCGGGCACCGCCGACCTCGGGGCGGTGCTCTCGTCCCTCCAGCTCTACGTCTTTGCGGTCGTGACCGTCCTCTTCGTCCCCTGTCTTGCGACCATCACGGTCCTCGTGCGTGAGGTCGGCTCAAGGATCACGCTCGCGATCACGCTCTACACGGTCGCCCTCGGGCTTCTTATCGGAGCCCTTATGTTCCGTATCCTTGCATAG